From Branchiostoma floridae strain S238N-H82 chromosome 5, Bfl_VNyyK, whole genome shotgun sequence:
GTCCCACACCAGACACGCCCACGTGCCCAGGAGGAGTCCAACTCCTAACAACCACTGCAGCAGCTTCGTCATCACCTaacaagcaacaacaaaaacacagatgAGGATCTGCATGCCCTTTTCCGATAAGCGTTACAAGCTATTTCAATTCACTGTTAATCGTTGCCAATTCAACAttaagcatatatatatatatatattgtttgtgAAGCATTATTGGACGTTTTAATTCTAACACGTTATTTGTTATTCTGAATTTATcgttatacacctttctcacgcggcggccatgatagatctaaaacgagttcaatgtggcaaacaaaaggctgtccatcataatcagcagttcgaccaatggtagcctgccaattaggaaatcgaccaataagtgaatggctgcaaattcgtaaaaaatttgcattattatgtttttattttgcatctcttaagggaccatggggtcagtctacactactctaaattgctacatctttcggtgcataacacttcttgtaatatttattattctatcttatatcatgaaaatttgtgtggtttgggggaaaactaaatgggacctgattttagaaataagttttgtctgtttgcctcattgacctcttcttcgatctatcatggccgccgtgtgagaaaggtgtattgagaCATTCTTTGTGACGGGTAGGCCAGCGGAGGCAACATCAGATAACCCTCGGAGATTGTACTCCTGAAAATTACTGAGTTCAAGGCGATGTTATTATCAATGGCTGTACACCATAAATCAGCATGCAGAAGGTTTGATGCAAAAGTTCTGCGGCTACACGaattacatgtaggtgattGAGTCCTGCTCTACGCATCATGTgcaagaggatgagtgagtgtgagtgataGTCCTGCAGAATGCGTTGTGAGGTTTCCAAAAATtatttaccgttaagcattcCTAGTCTTTCTGAATTTGCTGTTAAGCGTTACCTGTAATCCTAGATTTACACTTTACACGTTGCCATCAtcaccccatgcagaccctgaATTATACAAAgtggaccaaggaggttaaaaatcatttgatttttaacctccttgagtgGGCCGTTATTTGTCTACGTTCAGTCGACAGTACATAGTCAATGGAAAGTACTACACGACACGGTAACCTGGTCTTGCTTCAAGCAGTTTCAGGCTTGGCTGCATCAGTTTCGTGACCAGAGTAGCGCATAATTTTTTTGACGTGGACATGATGCAACGATAGAGATTTATGTAAAAGACCATAGAAATAGAGACCAATTTCAGCAGGCTTTTTACATGAATCGTTATCCTTCCGAAGTCCGCTGATCATGTGTAATCCTGGCTCAAATACAAGACTAGACTATACCATACTTGTTCGACGCTTACCGTGACTTAGACGGTCGTGAATTAGCTTTGACCGCAGGTAAAAAGTTCAGCCACGTCCTTTGTGGAGAAAGCTCCTCGTCAGctggtgacctttgaactgTAAAAGGTGCTGCCGTAAATCGTACGGTAAGAGATGGATTTCAAGTCCAATCATGCCATTAGATAGGTAACTAAtgatagtatacatgtatgcaattttAGTTTGGTATTTGattgaatattcatatttgTATGATGAAGGAGAAACTATTATTGTCGTAATATCGCATTCAGTTTATATAGCTCTTTATTCGTCACATAAAGTCTTCGATATGTGTGTAATCTTTTTCATTGAATTTTACTTTTTCTGAATAAATATGATGCCATAGATAATAACTGTAGATTGAGCAACTATATCTCAAATACATTTATTAAAATCAAAACGATCAGTTCTCTGAAATTCTTGTTCAGGTTATGCGAATCTTGGATTACGAATAGTCGCTTATAAACCCCCTGGAGAGGGGGAGGGTCATCAAATGGTCCCGGGACAGGTAaacacgtcaccggaacgtactgcgcctgcgcaaaaagtatagacatgctaaaccttgctaaacccccggtttactaaagggccgcatttaagaaagtacgtgcgtatataagggtaaaatcccgtgtacgttttacatgaaaccatgtctctaacatatactgtgcaacaagcgggatttcaatgcaacgttgaccaaaccgagccccaaaccaccagggttcgcgcaggcgcagtacgttccggtgacgtgctggacAGGTAAAGGTGTAGCCGGCACTGGTCCAACCTGTTGTCTACCTTTTGTTTCTGTTTAATAGATTGGTGTCTGATGCGCAGGATGCCCCGGGGGAATAGTTCGGGGGCCTTTAAGTACTCCAGGGTTGCACAGAGCGGGTACAACTACGGACTGAGAACCATGGAGAACGTCCAGCAAGAGTCGATGTTGAGGAAATCTCTGAAGATCGCCCTGGTGGTGACCGCTTACTGGTGAGTTGTGTGCACTTGAGATTATTTTCTGGTCATCTGTGATGAAAAGCTTAGAAAGTTACTGATTAAACTGGATAGGTGGACGTGTGGACGTGGCACGACAATTATAAAACTGCCCTTTATTTTATGTttccttacaaaaatacaagacTCGTGAGGCTTAGAAATGCTAGTGGTTGTTTTATTACCAGGATGTTTAGATTAGGTAACGTTATGAACTTGAAACATTACATGTGAGCTCATTGAGTCTAGgtcttgaaatgttttcctATGCACGATAACAACTCTTTTAATTAGATATATGAGCCAATGAATGTAAATTGTGTCTAATGATTTACAATGACTAGGACAAGCCTCAGCGTAATTTGCATCATAATTATAGAACTAACGTTAATGTTGTATTAGGTAACGTTAACCATATGGATGGCTACAACATTGATATTGATGtatttcttaacattttaatgataaataacaCACAATTGGTACATAGTATCAATCTATCAGCTTCTTTAATCAATGTTTGTAATTATTTTTCTCCTGTTTGTGCCATACAGGGTTGTCTCCATCACTATGGTGTTTCTCAACAAGTACCTACTGAGTGGAGAAGAACTGAAGGTAGGGCAGAAGCTGTCCATTTATCTTTACGTGTTACATATCTGCCAGGTTGTTAGTGCAGACACAGACAGCTAGGTCTAACCACTACTTCTGAAGAGATGGTATGACCTGGAAATATGATATGCCTGTAGTCAGGTCCAGGGTATTAAAAAGTGTAAGGGTTGGTGGAAGCCagctaattgcacaacagattaacgaCACTTCTGTttactgcacggaatccccaaatcccaaactggtgcagtccagctggttaacttcgcattattgcaccagccggataattgcaccaaattcattGGCAAATAGGTCGTGCAATTAAgctgcttctactgtacaatatCAAAAATATTCCCCCTCTCTGAAAACTTTGTGTCTTAGAATAGCCTCATTTTGGGgcagtaaagaaaaaaagtgtacCAATAGACATGACCAacttgttttttaaatgagtgGCTGTTGGTAATATGCATTGGTTGATTGTTTTCTTCACAAATCACGCCATAATTCCAATGGTCATTGGACTTATGGCCCTCACATtgtaaacaaaatagaaaatgtatTCCTGTATAGAAAATAGGATGATCATGCACAGGAAGAATATGTAATTGTCCAAGAACAAAAGTTTTTCCTTTTTTGCATACATAAGTGTGCCCAGTGCCAATGTTTGCCTCCAATGTTAATTAACTTGGTAAACAATGGTTGAACCATTCCTGAATAAttttagacaaatttatattagTATGGCAGGCTATTGTGCTCTGTTTATCTCTATGgaatttttgtcataaaaaaaaatttgaagtGGAATATCAGACGTCTTGGACCATTCTCAACTTGAACTATGGCTAATAAGGTGGACCAACAATTTgtcataaccctaaccctaatgcCTAATCCAACACCTAGCAATAGGTCAAGTCATAAAGCTAGCCCAGCACTTTGGTCATGGCCTAACTCGGACCCCAACAATTGTCCTTGGTGTTGGACTGTTGGTCCGAGTTGACTTGTCTGAGTTGATAATGGTCACACTACTTTGAACTGTATGTCAGAAATACTTCACTGTAATATGCTTTGATTTGGTGCCAGTATGATGTTGCAGTAGTTGTTCACATTAGTGAAAAGTTTTgtagctgatttttttttctcgtcTCAATCTGATGTGTCTACAGTTGTATTGTCTGGGATATTTTTTTGagattaaacaaaatcacaaactGGAAGCACTTTGCATTgttgtaacattacagcagtaAAATATTCCCATGTTTGTGCACATTTTGCACTCaattgttttgctgttgttcCCTTTAAACAGAGTTTGAAGACAGCAAGTGAGGGGAAAATGGTTTGTGGCAGAATGTTTCAGCTGTCTCAAAAGATGATTCAACACTGATCTCTTTTTACTTTTCATCCAAACTTTTAATCAGTTATTCAGGCTGCCATTCTGCTCATTTAGAAATGATTGTACAACtcttcatctttgttttgtacCATCTACTTTAAATTTGAACATCTTTTAAATTTTGTCCAAATCTTGATTTCAATTCAGTGGTCAAAAATTTGTTATTCTAAACTTTTTCCTATTTCTGCCTTGGCACGCAAGACTTGGTttctattgttttgtattttccctttttctgattttgcttaGACCAGTAGTCTTATCAATTACATGTCCCTGTCTACGTATTCCAAATCGCAAGAATCCTCTTTTCACAAAAGTTGTCTTCACATGCTGTCTCCCTCTGCAAGTTTTGTCTGTCAATAATTTGGTTCTTTTACTCCTCTCaattatactagtagtagaaaaTCAGTACAAGTTTGTGGCATTTTCAAGTGACTGATTGTATTTATTCTAGCAATTTCAGAATCTGTAATTTAACTGAATACCTCATGTTAAAAACAACTCTTTATTATGTTGATACTCATGAGACATAGACTGTCTGAaaggaaagtacatgtagtgaaTAATTCTCACCAAGCATACCAactgttagcctgggtaccatctggatagtagtttgctcctatgtttgcttctgctacctatctggagacctgcacattcaaaccttttggtggtgatgtcagttaatgagcaaatttaGGAATGGATTCTAGAGCACTCATTTGATGACGACAAGCCTCCCACTAGTGGACGGAGGGCATTTCAGGTGTCGCAATGCCTGTTCGAGCGAACGCTTGAAGCCATTCCTTAGTTCGCTAATGTGTAAGGACCAATCGGCGCCCTCGTCCAtgatttggacgattccagacgttagagatGTGAAGGTTCCCtgacggaatagcagagaagcgactgtatatagtgtatgataaatgtcggagcgaactactgtCTGGATGGAACCTACCCAGGCTAACCAACTGCATCATCTTATTGCTGAGCTGTTTGATAAACCCTTTTTCTCCTGAGTACTGACATGAGCTGTTTTGTCATTGGACAGCTGGAGGCCCCGCTGTTCATCACATTCTACCAGTGCTTGGTGTCTGTCCTGCTGTGTCTGCTGTTACGGCTCCTGTCCAGGCTCATGCCAGGTGTCATCTCCTTCCCACCTGTGCACCTGGACAAGAAGATATCCCGGGAGGTAAGGACACCTAAGCCATACCTGGGCGGGGATAAGGTTCTATATGGAAGTTCCAGACCGGGTGATAACGTGGGTTATCAAATGGGGTTCtagttatcacatgggcttTCATAGATTAGTTTGAGCACACTTCAAACTTGCACATATTTTGAGctaatttgattttgaatgcCAGCTTCAGAATTTGGAATTGCTGTTGCAATTTGGCCTGGTGCCTTCAGTCAATCCTACTCTTTATTAGGCTGATACCTTGGCTGATACAGAaaacaccatgttgtattctatataaacATTGTCTGACTTAGAAATGATGGTCTGATAGAAAATGATAGCTGTATCATCAGAATATCCTGTAGGCCAGTGTTCTAAATGCAACATTTAGGTACACGTATGTCTATAAGAAGGGGGAAAGACATTCAATGATATTAAaggtttacatgtacaatatgaaCCATAAAGCATAAAGATaattcatattacatgtactcaAATCATTTCTTTTATCATTACCTAACATACTGGTACTGTGGCATTAAAGTTTTTATTTACTGTTACCCCTTCCCTGCAGGTGTTGCCTTTATCTGTGGTGTTTGTTGGAATGATCACCTTTAACAACCTGTGCCTGAAGTATGTGGGCGTGGCCTTCTACACCGTAGGCAGATCACTGACAACAGTATTCAATGTGGTGAGTATGGATGAAGTAAATACAAGTAATAGAAAAAATAGTAGGTCTTCCTAACTATGAAAGAAGCCTAAGAATGGTTTGGTCACCGAATGAAGAAAATGATACTTTTGTGATGCAGTCAACCTTCTATAGCCTGGATTGTTTAAAGACTCCTTTATTCTATTCCCATCCAGGTTCTTACCTACTTTGTTCTGAAGCAGACGACATCACTCAAGGCCATCCTCTGTTGTCTGGTCATCATCTCAGGCTTTGTACTAGGGGTGGACCAGGAGGGGGCCGCAGGTCAGTATTGGATAGAGATTGGGGGGTGGGTGTACTGGAAATTAGGGGGGTAGAGGATCATGCaatgagagagggagagagatgaGTGTTGGTTCTTTAAGCAGCTATGTATCTagtttcatatacatgtatgttttcactGTACATGAAACTTATCTTTTTTGGAAATTTATAGGCTTGGAGCTTGCAGTTTGCCACATGTCTACAATATGTGCATTTTGTTCCCAGGTACCCTGTCAGTGATAGGAGTGATCTTTGGCGTCTCCGCCAGCCTGTTTGTCTGCCTGAACTCCATCCTGACAAAGAAGGTCCTCCCTTGTGTGGACAGCAACGTGTGGCGCCTGACTTACTACAACAACATCAATGCCGTCATTCTCTTCATCCCTCTCATCCTCATCTTTGGTGAAGCCTCCATCCTCACTAACTTTCCTCACCTCACGTCGTCCAAATTCTGGGGCCTCATGACTCTGTCCGGTTTCTTTGGCTTTGCTATCGGTTATATAACGGGACTCCAGATAAAAGTCACCAGCCCTCTGACACATAATATTAGTGGGACTGCTAAGGCTTGTGCACAGACTGTTCTCGCTGTAGTGTTCTCTCACGACATAAAGACTGCTCTGTGGTGGTTGAGTAATGCTCTGGTGTTGGGGGGCTCGGCGGCGTACACAAAAGTGCGACACTCCGAGATGCAGAAGCAGCACAAAGAATCTAAAAAGGCTTTAGCTGAGATGAAAATGGAAGACAGCAAGAATGGGGACCTTAATAAGGTGTAAGTTATACCACTTGTGTTACACTTGGTACGATTTGTACATGTCGTCAAGCTAGTTGGTAACGCACCAtattttatttgcacaatgtTTTTGATTTTTATTTACTTTATGAAGTACATACTTAGTACTGTCATTTGTAACAAACCAGTAATACCGCCATCACAATTACATGTTGTACAGGTTGATATTTGAAGTGAAGAAATATTACCTAAACCATCAAGTTCTTTTACAAGTTTGGCTGGAAGTCTTTCTCTATGTTGATAATTAAACAGTGTTCTGTGATCATGgaagttactttcaaaatatatctttgGCAATATGGTGCAATGGGGCAATTGTGAACAAGAGTTTATGATGCAATGATTGTATATTTGTTACATTGCTTGGTCTGTTAAGGAGGGTCATAGATATTTCAGTGGATTTGCTGTAATTGTATATTTTACCCAACATCATTCCATTTATTGTTCTTTCATCTGtagaatgttgttgttttcataacAAGAACTTTCTGTTCCGTGTAAGaagtggtcatgatttttacagttgaaaacgtttttttctacgTTGTAGAAAATGAAGGAAAGCAAACACTTTGTGATTTGAAAGATTTCATGAAGAACATGTCTCTCTAGAAGTGAATGGCCATCCACCGTTCCATTACTGGGGTTCGAGGAGCAGGATTCGGCCAAAGATAAAGTAAATTAACTTACttttcaccattttttttttacccttctTTCATTTTGTTCTCATGATATTTCTCAACTGCATGTCTACACAGATGATGAATCaggctttttcttcttctttttttaaacccAAGAAAGGTTCATTGGAGGAAGACCGTCCAACAGTAAATGATGTGTGATCTCATTATGTTGGATATGCAAATGAAGGCCAGTGAGTGTGGGAGAAGTTTTGAGGACTGCAGACCAATTTTGAATGTGGAAATTTCTAATCTGATTCTgaggtatgaaaaaaatgatctcAAAGATTTGTATAGCTTGTTTGCTTAATACTCATGGTTAAATTTGACTCCGTTCTCATTTGTCACAAACTTGTTCTGTGAAAAGCTTTGGAGACTGACATTTTGTGCTGTAGATTTGGGAAAGGGAAGCGTGTATTCAATGATTCTTGCATCAACTAGCACAAGGTTATTGTGCTTTTgagttttcattgtttttgcaATAAGATTCTAGCCTTGCAAAGCTTTCTTTTCCTTGACTGCACCCATTGGTGCTTCAAACCATTTGAGTattacaaaattttgttgtaaTTTGGTGTGGTGTAACGTATATTGTACTTGTATCATGTTAATTTTTATGTCAGTAGAGGCCTGTTACTCTTGAAATACTGAAGGTTGTTcaacaatgtcatgtacttttTGACATTAATCAAACTATCAGAGAAAGGCCTTGCCATGTTCAGAGGTATATTAGTCACATTTACTGAATAGGAACAATGTTTTACATGACATGTATAGGGTCTAAGTTCAATAAGAGGGGTATATCTATATGTTTCTGTAGCCCATCCTGGATAAAGTTGGTGTATAATTTCTGGATGACACAATTGTTCTAAAGATGTTGACATTCAGCAGTATTTAAAGGTGCAATCACGAAAATTTGGAAAGCTACTGAAATGATGATTGTATTGGTGTCTATATTCTCTGCATAGCTGAGGGTGAATAATTTGAATTGCTTAAGAGACACTGTGTATAGACATTTTTGTGTACTTTGCCTTTCAGAGATTATGATCAAGTTGTCATACTGTAAAAAGGAACACTTCTATGTTGTTACTCTTTCGTGTGTACAGAATCATCTGTGAACATAAAAAGATATACAGTACAAAAGGTTATAGGTTAGGAAACATTGATTATTGAACAGAATCAAATTTGTGATTTATTAGAAATCAATTTTATTTTCTATGCATTATGATCAATTCATGAATTTTACAATGTCAACCATATATTTCAATAAATGAACTTCAAACTTCATGGAATGTGCTTTCTTTTTGGATATGTTCCTTTTGCAATAAATGATGGACAAGGTTTGACATCAGAGTGTAGTATCTAAGTTTAAAAGAGGTTCAAGCTATACCTAACAAGCTGATGACTTCTTATGACTTTGATTATACCTATATTACTTGTAAGCTTCATTATCCTTTCTTCACTGACTTTTAGTCATGTAAATATTCTGTCTTTTTAGAGTTACAACTTGATCTTCTGGGTctcaaaaatgtaataaaaatgtacatatgtCAAACAATAGCAATACATCAGTCAGATAGCCTGAATGGATAACTTACAGTAAACCACAAAATCTGCTTTTCCTGATATGTAGGATTTTACATCTAAAAGGAATGTCATTAgctacacacaaatacatgtgcCAAATACAGCCAGAGTGGATACTGTGGGAGTTATGTTGCACTATGGTCATCNNNNNNNNNNNNNNNNNNNNNNNNNNNNNNNNNNNNNNNNNNNNNNNNNNNNNNNNNNNNNNNNNNNNNNNNNNNNNNNNNNNNNNNNNNNNNNNNNNNNNNNNNNNNNNNNNNNNNNNNNNNNNNNAATACTTAATCCTGCATATAATCCCGCATCACTTTTATTAACCATAAACTCGGATTGTTCACATAAACATCCTGACAATCAAAGCTACTGTACAGCAGTTTCAATCAATCttattgcatgacaattttCTGTAATTGGAGCTGTAGTATATCAGCCATCAGAGCTGATATACTACTGTGATACTACAGTTCTgtctccctgtccctggtgacAACCCTCTTCCTTTGCTGTGCCAGAGGAAACAGCCTTCCTTCTAACAAAGACACCCTCACAAAAGAAGCAACATCAGAGTAAACCGAGACCATGTCTCTACTGTGGATGACCACAGCAGCCTGAAACACAGGCAGAGTCTGTGGGAAGGTTGGTGGTACTGACTCAGAGGTGGATGGAGTCTGTGGGAAGGTTGAAGCAGTATCAGACAGCCCCAGTAGTCCTCTCATCACACTGTTCTGTAGAAGGTCAGTCAGGCAGCCTGCACACACCCCAGCTACCACCTGTATGCCTGCAACAAATGGTTCAAATGTGTCAAACAAATACAGAATTTGGTGGCTAGCTCATAATATTATCAATGTTATTCCAACATAGGATCTGAATGGAGATTAtgacagatacaaaatgtacatgtacactctaCTATTAGGACAACAAACATTCTTCAGATCATATTGTGTTTCTCTACCTGTAAGTCTGATGGCCTGGAGTGCAGTAACCTCCTCCTGTGTCTGTACTTCATCCACTATGATGCAGTCAGGGGAGTGGTTCCTTGCAGCTGTCTGCAGCTGGGACACCTGATCACACCTGTTATGCACCTGCATTAACAAAAAACATATCCTTTAACAACTATGCCATACAAGAAAATGTGTTGGGAATCATCTTAGATAGCTTAACTTCCTTACTGCTCCTAAAGTGTCACACCACAATACCTAATAAATGACAGGATTGTTGACCTCACCTGAACCCTCCTGGCACCTCCTATACCTGGATGTGGGATATCATCTCCACCAGCAATCTGAAAATATACACAGGATTGTTACAGCGTATTTGATGACAATTACTGGACTTAATTTCTCATATCCCAATGGCAGTTTCTGTATTATGTCAAAActctatccatctatccattGCTTCACAATTATGAAGTCACCTGAATCCAATTCTCCTGTGCGTTACAAGTGTGTATGCCAAATTCAACTGAATAGTCTGAGCAAGGCAGCTACATAGTTAACAGAATGGATTTGACACATTTTGCACCATTGTCCAAGCCTACCTCCTTCAGTGTGTCCACCACAATGACCCTCCTGTAGCAGACATCGCTCAGTACGCGGGCCCACTCCCTCAGTAGGGTGGTCCTCCCACTGCAGGGGCATCCCATGATGAGTGTGGAGGTGCCTGATGTCACCACGTCCCACAACAGGTCCAGACAGCCAGGCACTGCCTGACCTCTTCTCAGGGTCAGCCCAACTACCTCACCTGAACTGTTCTTCAGTGTGCTGCATAAAGGGTTAGATATATTGGTCATTTGATTACATTTTGTCTATACATTAAGTCTATGTGTATGTCTAAACTtgtgacattgaaaattacagtcCTTGGTATAGCTAATTTCTACATACAGAAGAAGCTGGTTGGACCAAGTGCAGACATGTGCATGGTGCTGAAATTAAAGCTGTTGTTGACTTAACATTTGGTCATTGGTCTTCAAGTGATGGCAAGGGATGGTTTGAGTCTATCATGTCTCAAATCTGCCAAGCACATCAGGCCTTCTCTTCTCTGTAAATCTAAAAATATCTAAATATCATTTCAAACCTACAATTACTAAGGTCTTAGTCTTGGATGCATGGTCGGAcatcgttaatggcacctcatatgagaatgaactgaactgaactgaacttaatCAAGTTTACCAAAAGATACCAGCATTGAACAATATGGCTATTGATAGAAATTTGAACATATGCACCTTATCCAGTGCAGTGTACCCTTAAGTAGAACTCTCCCCTGACCAATGGCAGACCTCTCCAGGGGCAGGCCAAACAGGATGGTTTCTAAGGTTTCTCTGGTCAGTGTCTGGTCACTCAGTCTGGTGGTGGCCAGGAGGCATGGACTGTCTGGGTTGTAATACCTGGGGAACCATTCAAGCTAAATTACCATTCAGTGGGAATTTCAAGTGTAGGACTGGTACAATTGAACATTATCTGGCACTTAAAATCACTTACAAGCTGCTTTTGTTTTGGTAATGAAAATCCAACCTTGCAACTGGAATCCTCCCAATATCTATCTCCACTTCCACCAGGTTATCCTGGATGGGACTGAGGTTGTCCTTGAACATGGGCAGCAGCGATGTGAAGTCATCAGGTTGTCCAGTAGGGTTGGCACCTGGTACAACACTTTCCATTGGGACATTAGTTGAAAGATGCTGCATGTCCTGTGTAATAATGACAAAAAATGGTTGTTATATACCTGGCAAGGTGTATTGATAGACCTGGACATTCTATCAAACCTTCTAACAAGCTGTAATTAACTAGGTCCCAGGGTGACAATTTCTTTAAAACTAAGAGAACATAGATCATGACAAGACAtattttgcttgtttgcttCCTTCTTTCTTTGGTCAAGTAACtaaaagaatacagaaaatgtcattGGAACACTTTAATAGATGAATACACAACAAAATTCATGTACTGTACCTGCTCCCCAGAGTTTACCCAGACACGTGTGCCATCTTCTCCCACCAGTAGGTGCAGGGGTCTGCGGTGTACTGGTGCTGATGTGGTCCTGGCTTGTGTTTCTTCCTGGGTAACAGAGACCTGATCTATCCTAAATGTTTGGCCATGGTGATGGTGAAGGAAACTTAACAACCCTCCTCTGTGCTTGATACATTCTTGCTTATCCTCACCAAGCAGATTTATATACCCCTGAAGTGCACTGAAAGAAATCTCTCCACATCTCTGTATCAGGTCAAAAATCAGCTCTGATGTTTCTCTCTCCACATCGacctgttcttcttcttcatctggaTCCTGATGGTTTTCTACTGCATTAATTTGATCCACAGTCTGTTTCATATTAATGTCATCTGATGCAGATGGATCAAACAAATGATGGCAACTGTTGCTTGAGAAATCTTGCAATAGGAAAGTGTCTTTGTCATTGGTAGCAACCTCATTTCCTTCTTGTGACAGATCTGGAGCTGAGCCAGTGCTGGCAATCTGATCTGTTTTCTCTTGTTCCTTTGAATTTGAAGTGCTGTTTGTTGCCAccaatttttcttttccttgaTCGGCCTGTTTCTGCTTTG
This genomic window contains:
- the LOC118415300 gene encoding uncharacterized protein LOC118415300 isoform X2, with product MNDLKTATTALKAVVELGYPLELSRVLDYLENLDSKDELIQFDNEEALCSFLQKHPAIFWVEGGKVFPAQMKPKVKSKSSPQTQSPQSHHKVQPTSDSSEKVRQQEQRVGEVEEAEGGKEKNKSLDAADNVHQTAKLREDGIKSIAEVLKREGPKKLKALFRYVQGLRPEVRSFVGKDEESVTEFLVENPDTFLIDDDDVVFHISTVQQEAMQQFKSVLQSKGKLPVSNLSGHISGFKHKYEILWFVGGSPSDVETFLKGYPNTFRVEDSGTVSLIKTKTKQAASALACSGGKTKTTNVTTEVAVEVPRKKSEQPKMNKDKELLQEGVEHFKGVLQVKGSMPMERLFGHINQCRKEVKRAVGTKEDEVKKLLKSHPDVFSVSKKGNVQLQQISCKAKQKQADQGKEKLVATNSTSNSKEQEKTDQIASTGSAPDLSQEGNEVATNDKDTFLLQDFSSNSCHHLFDPSASDDINMKQTVDQINAVENHQDPDEEEEQVDVERETSELIFDLIQRCGEISFSALQGYINLLGEDKQECIKHRGGLLSFLHHHHGQTFRIDQVSVTQEETQARTTSAPVHRRPLHLLVGEDGTRVWVNSGEQDMQHLSTNVPMESVVPGANPTGQPDDFTSLLPMFKDNLSPIQDNLVEVEIDIGRIPVASTLKNSSGEVVGLTLRRGQAVPGCLDLLWDVVTSGTSTLIMGCPCSGRTTLLREWARVLSDVCYRRVIVVDTLKEIAGGDDIPHPGIGGARRVQVHNRCDQVSQLQTAARNHSPDCIIVDEVQTQEEVTALQAIRLTGIQVVAGVCAGCLTDLLQNSVMRGLLGLSDTASTFPQTPSTSESVPPTFPQTLPVFQAAVVIHSRDMVSVYSDVASFVRVSLLEGRLFPLAQQRKRVVTRDRETEL
- the LOC118415300 gene encoding uncharacterized protein LOC118415300 isoform X1, which gives rise to MNDLKTATTALKAVVELGYPLELSRVLDYLENLDSKDELIQFDNEEALCSFLQKHPAIFWVEGGKVFPAQMKPKVKSKSSPQTQSPQSHHKVQPTSDSSEKVRQQEQRVGEVEEAEGGKEKNKSLDAADNVHQTAKLREDGIKSIAEVLKREGPKKLKALFRYVQGLRPEVRSFVGKDEESVTEFLVENPDTFLIDDDDVVFHISTVQQEAMQQFKSVLQSKGKLPVSNLSGHISGFKHKYEILWFVGGSPSDVETFLKGYPNTFRVEDSGTVSLIKTKTKQAASALACSGGKTKTTNVTTEVAVEVPRKKSEQPKMNKDKELLQEGVEHFKGVLQVKGSMPMERLFGHINQCRKEVKRAVGTKEDEVKKLLKSHPDVFSVSKKGNVQLQQISCKAKQKQADQGKEKLVATNSTSNSKEQEKTDQIASTGSAPDLSQEGNEVATNDKDTFLLQDFSSNSCHHLFDPSASDDINMKQTVDQINAVENHQDPDEEEEQVDVERETSELIFDLIQRCGEISFSALQGYINLLGEDKQECIKHRGGLLSFLHHHHGQTFRIDQVSVTQEETQARTTSAPVHRRPLHLLVGEDGTRVWVNSGEQDMQHLSTNVPMESVVPGANPTGQPDDFTSLLPMFKDNLSPIQDNLVEVEIDIGRIPVARYYNPDSPCLLATTRLSDQTLTRETLETILFGLPLERSAIGQGRVLLKGTLHWISTLKNSSGEVVGLTLRRGQAVPGCLDLLWDVVTSGTSTLIMGCPCSGRTTLLREWARVLSDVCYRRVIVVDTLKEIAGGDDIPHPGIGGARRVQVHNRCDQVSQLQTAARNHSPDCIIVDEVQTQEEVTALQAIRLTGIQVVAGVCAGCLTDLLQNSVMRGLLGLSDTASTFPQTPSTSESVPPTFPQTLPVFQAAVVIHSRDMVSVYSDVASFVRVSLLEGRLFPLAQQRKRVVTRDRETEL
- the LOC118415300 gene encoding uncharacterized protein ycf45-like isoform X4 — encoded protein: MNDLKTATTALKAVVELGYPLELSRVLDYLENLDSKDELIQFDNEEALCSFLQKHPAIFWVEGGKVFPAQMKPKVKSKSSPQTQSPQSHHKVQPTSDSSEKVRQQEQRVGEVEEAEGGKEKNKSLDAADNVHQTAKLREDGIKSIAEVLKREGPKKLKALFRYVQGLRPEEETQARTTSAPVHRRPLHLLVGEDGTRVWVNSGEQDMQHLSTNVPMESVVPGANPTGQPDDFTSLLPMFKDNLSPIQDNLVEVEIDIGRIPVARYYNPDSPCLLATTRLSDQTLTRETLETILFGLPLERSAIGQGRVLLKGTLHWISTLKNSSGEVVGLTLRRGQAVPGCLDLLWDVVTSGTSTLIMGCPCSGRTTLLREWARVLSDVCYRRVIVVDTLKEIAGGDDIPHPGIGGARRVQVHNRCDQVSQLQTAARNHSPDCIIVDEVQTQEEVTALQAIRLTGIQVVAGVCAGCLTDLLQNSVMRGLLGLSDTASTFPQTPSTSESVPPTFPQTLPVFQAAVVIHSRDMVSVYSDVASFVRVSLLEGRLFPLAQQRKRVVTRDRETEL